From Toxorhynchites rutilus septentrionalis strain SRP chromosome 2, ASM2978413v1, whole genome shotgun sequence, a single genomic window includes:
- the LOC129767656 gene encoding bcl-2-related ovarian killer protein, with amino-acid sequence MSPQTPTNKFTNVVGWTNKRSPIHHLTTTQDVISQGKCLCGEYIRARLKRSGLLNRKILQRLRSTMEVPNCVVVRETSPILNGMGEELERMHPRLYTNVSRQISLEPWGELTEPDSVCYLLHVVAKDLFKTEVTWGKVISLFAIAGGLAVDCVRQDHYDYLQQLIEGTADVIEEDLSSWLVEKGGWLGLLDHVHPPQTEITFLGWMTITISTLFMIYLISVSLKHLGSNYLSKF; translated from the exons ATGTCACCACAGACACCGACTAACAAGTTTACAAACGTTGTCGGCTGGACCAACAAACGTAGTCCGATCCATCATCTTACCACCACGCAAGATGTAATTAGTCAG GGAAAATGCCTGTGTGGCGAATACATCCGCGCTCGACTGAAGCGTTCCGGTCTACTGAATCGTAAAATTCTGCAGCGATTGCGCAGCACGATGGAAGTTCCTAACTGTGTGGTTGTGAGAGAAACGTCTCCTATTTTGAACGGAATGGGCGAAGAACTGGAACGAATGCATCCCCGTCTGTACACGAATGTAAGCCGCCAAATTTCACTCGAACCCTGGGGCGAACTAACTGAACCAGATTCGGTCTGCTATCTGCTTCACGTAGTGGCTAAAGATTTGTTCAAAACAGAAGTTACGTGGGGCAAAGTGATCTCGCTTTTTGCCATTGCTGGCGGATTAGCCGTAGATTGCGTTCGCCAGGACCACTATGACTACTTGCAGCAGCTAATCGAAGGAACTGCCGATGTTATCGAGGAAGATCTCAGTTCTTGGCTGGTGGAGAAGGGAGGTTGGCTTGGGCTGCTGGATCACGTGCATCCACCGCAAACCGAAATCACATTCCTTGGTTGGATGACCATAACCATCTCGACACTGTTTATGATCTACTTAATTTCCGTTTCACTGAAACATCTAGGCTCGAATTACCTGTCGAAGTTTTAG